One window of the Archangium primigenium genome contains the following:
- a CDS encoding cytochrome P460 family protein, producing the protein MRSLLSLSSSWLLVLGLACGPNSNGQGDEGLGPIESLDTSEAGITAFVREGRYRDWVAEPKVHATRAPHQARVRVFFNDTAVTSLRAGNAVHPVGTILVKELFAEDGVTKKGHAVEVKVAEGPGKDTWLFYEGFTPDYTRNYYGRGHDTCHGCHAAGTDYVTTPLP; encoded by the coding sequence ATGCGCTCGCTCCTGTCGCTGTCCTCGTCGTGGCTGCTCGTCCTCGGCCTCGCCTGTGGTCCCAACTCGAACGGACAGGGGGACGAGGGGCTAGGCCCGATCGAGTCGCTCGACACCTCCGAGGCGGGCATCACCGCCTTCGTGCGCGAGGGCCGCTACCGCGACTGGGTGGCCGAGCCCAAGGTCCACGCGACCCGTGCCCCGCACCAGGCCCGGGTGCGGGTCTTCTTCAATGACACGGCCGTCACCTCCCTGCGCGCGGGCAACGCGGTGCACCCGGTGGGCACCATCCTCGTCAAGGAGCTGTTCGCCGAGGACGGAGTGACGAAGAAGGGCCACGCCGTGGAGGTGAAGGTCGCCGAGGGCCCCGGCAAGGACACGTGGCTCTTCTATGAGGGGTTCACCCCGGACTACACGCGCAACTACTACGGGCGCGGTCACGATACGTGCCACGGCTGCCACGCCGCGGGCACGGACTATGTCACCACGCCACTGCCCTGA
- a CDS encoding SHOCT domain-containing protein — protein sequence MDIVHIAMIQTGLFLLLGLGIAASFVRSHLRTRHVRQQGTPAVATLLKMERTVMQINKRYVYDFLLEVKPPGRPAYQVRLKSRALDWKAVLVEPGLRLKVMLDPEDPQRVVVLEPVTPQKPLNFRNLMEGQERPSDPVKALKDLQSMADNGLITPDEYARKKAEILARL from the coding sequence GTGGATATCGTTCACATCGCCATGATCCAGACGGGATTGTTCCTGCTCCTGGGCCTCGGCATCGCGGCATCCTTCGTCCGTTCGCACTTGAGGACGCGGCATGTCCGCCAGCAGGGGACACCCGCGGTGGCCACCCTCCTGAAGATGGAGCGCACGGTGATGCAGATCAACAAGCGCTACGTCTACGACTTCCTGCTGGAGGTGAAGCCTCCGGGCCGCCCCGCGTACCAGGTGCGGCTCAAGAGCCGGGCGCTGGACTGGAAGGCCGTCCTCGTGGAGCCCGGCCTGCGCCTCAAGGTGATGCTCGATCCGGAAGATCCTCAACGGGTCGTCGTCCTGGAGCCCGTCACGCCGCAGAAGCCCCTGAACTTCCGCAACCTCATGGAGGGCCAGGAGCGCCCCTCGGACCCGGTCAAGGCGCTGAAGGACCTTCAGTCGATGGCGGACAACGGGCTCATCACGCCGGACGAATACGCGCGCAAGAAGGCGGAGATTCTCGCGCGTCTCTGA
- a CDS encoding FAD-dependent oxidoreductase translates to MKKTPVVIVGAGPCGLAAACGLRRRGIEVTVLDSSAEPGSGSRAILLWPPVLEMLAELGVLPEAEQQGYRPRALCYHTHRDRTIRLPLDEINGALVLRQERTSRLLEAALVKLGGRVERSVRISEVISGPDSVRVKAEGPNGEPLQYEADWLIGSDGAHSTVRKQLGIEFVGTEFSRAFALAEGQVDGDFAREDAHYYVTPAGVLVVIALPGGEVRVSGALDEGETMSLEAVQRLLDRRGPGGLRISQPSQLKTFGVPHRVAATMRVGRCFLAGDSAHVHSPAGGQGLSLGMQDVRNLVWKLAGVIHGQLAPTILDSYSPERTAAARQVVQAIHGLTKQTLYPPMALRLRNALLHLLHRAGRLRDILLPSLSGRHVHYPDVLLGESSGTGKRPRRAGPLPAPGMQIPAWVPKAEGEGLNGFRLISVGPQDSTLARRAPTLVSGSPALATHHHLVQAEEGFLLLRPDDYVAASGQTLAQLEQVCQRLAHVVQPHVATARTGTG, encoded by the coding sequence ATGAAGAAGACCCCCGTCGTGATCGTGGGAGCGGGGCCCTGTGGCCTCGCGGCGGCCTGTGGCCTCAGACGCCGCGGCATCGAGGTGACCGTCCTGGATTCCTCCGCGGAGCCAGGCAGTGGCTCGCGGGCGATCCTGTTGTGGCCCCCCGTGCTCGAGATGCTCGCGGAGCTGGGGGTGCTGCCCGAGGCCGAACAGCAGGGCTACCGCCCGCGCGCGCTGTGCTACCACACCCATCGCGACCGGACGATCCGCCTGCCGCTCGACGAGATCAACGGCGCGCTGGTCCTCCGTCAGGAGCGCACCAGCCGACTGCTCGAGGCGGCACTGGTGAAGTTGGGCGGCCGCGTCGAGCGCTCGGTCCGGATCTCCGAGGTCATCTCCGGACCGGACTCGGTGCGGGTGAAGGCGGAGGGCCCCAATGGGGAGCCGCTCCAATACGAGGCCGACTGGCTGATCGGCTCCGACGGCGCGCACAGCACCGTGCGCAAGCAGTTGGGGATTGAGTTCGTGGGCACGGAGTTCTCGCGCGCCTTCGCGCTCGCCGAGGGACAGGTCGACGGCGACTTCGCGCGCGAGGATGCCCACTACTACGTCACGCCGGCCGGGGTGCTCGTGGTGATCGCCCTGCCGGGCGGAGAGGTGCGCGTCAGTGGCGCCCTCGACGAGGGCGAAACGATGAGCCTCGAGGCCGTGCAGCGCCTGCTCGACCGGCGGGGCCCGGGAGGGTTGCGCATCTCGCAACCGAGCCAGCTCAAGACGTTTGGCGTCCCCCATCGCGTCGCCGCGACGATGCGCGTCGGGCGGTGCTTCCTGGCCGGTGACTCCGCCCACGTCCATTCTCCCGCGGGAGGCCAGGGCCTCTCCCTGGGCATGCAGGACGTGCGCAACCTGGTGTGGAAGCTCGCCGGGGTGATTCACGGCCAGCTCGCCCCCACGATCCTCGACAGCTACAGCCCCGAGCGGACGGCGGCGGCGCGGCAGGTGGTGCAGGCCATCCACGGACTGACGAAGCAGACCCTGTACCCGCCGATGGCGCTGCGCCTGCGCAACGCCCTGCTCCACCTGCTGCACCGCGCGGGACGCCTGCGGGACATCCTGCTGCCGTCACTGTCCGGCCGGCACGTGCACTACCCGGATGTGCTCCTCGGGGAGTCTTCCGGGACCGGGAAGCGGCCTCGGCGCGCCGGGCCCCTGCCCGCCCCGGGAATGCAGATCCCCGCCTGGGTCCCGAAAGCCGAGGGCGAGGGCCTGAATGGCTTTCGCTTGATCTCCGTGGGGCCCCAGGACAGCACGTTGGCCCGGCGTGCCCCCACGCTCGTGAGCGGCTCACCCGCGCTCGCCACGCACCACCACCTCGTCCAGGCCGAGGAGGGCTTCCTGCTCTTGCGCCCGGATGACTATGTGGCCGCCAGCGGGCAGACCCTCGCCCAGTTGGAACAGGTCTGTCAGCGGCTGGCGCATGTCGTGCAACCGCACGTGGCCACGGCCAGAACGGGCACCGGGTAA